A window of Alkalibaculum bacchi contains these coding sequences:
- the acsV gene encoding corrinoid activation/regeneration protein AcsV, with product MEIELRLPEEVKVFEANENDILINVIRNVGVHIDAPCNGSGTCGKCKVKLIEGKVGTIANGHRLTDEQSQQGFILACQSIVTSPIIVEVPKESILEVTHIRVEKRTHKDLEKYYNLREEFSREHDSMKNLSILNVQLDEPNLDDNISDVTRIKKFVAKELNNDHVQIGVFLLKKIPHVLRESAFNVSIIYTEEKGIIRIIDIRPQGDTQIYGVAVDIGTTSVSACLVDLNDDTILGEVSCANAQSKYGADVINRIVYSTKKNGLKNLKEAIVEESINPLINELCNNHKVKKEDILIFAASANTTMAHLLLGIHSDDLRKEPYIPAFTSTEDVDIRVDDIGLSLNKDALILISPSVASYVGGDISAGVIAAGMRESDENSILIDLGTNGEIVFGNRDFLMTCACSAGPAFEGGEISCGMRAANGAIEAVHIDPNTFVAELDIIGSCAPYGLCGSGIIDLISELKRVELIDPRGRFIKDKNTDRIHFDEYGIGRYIVARKKDYDLSGDIYITEVDIDNFIRAKAAVYSATYVLLSSLGLDFDMVSEIKVAGGIGSHINIDSAINIGLFPDIDKDKYAFIGNSSLTGSYMSLINKKAKEYIDDTANNMTYIELSVYPGYMDEFISASFIPHTDLVRFPTHNK from the coding sequence TTGGAAATTGAATTAAGATTACCTGAAGAGGTTAAGGTATTTGAAGCAAATGAAAATGATATTCTCATAAATGTGATTCGAAATGTAGGGGTACATATTGATGCACCTTGTAATGGAAGTGGAACTTGCGGAAAATGTAAGGTAAAACTCATTGAAGGAAAAGTTGGCACAATAGCGAATGGTCATAGACTTACTGATGAGCAGTCACAGCAAGGGTTTATCCTAGCTTGCCAAAGTATCGTTACTAGCCCTATTATTGTAGAAGTTCCTAAAGAATCCATTTTAGAAGTAACACATATTCGGGTAGAAAAAAGAACCCATAAGGATTTAGAAAAATACTACAATTTAAGAGAAGAGTTTTCAAGAGAACATGATTCCATGAAAAACTTAAGTATCTTAAATGTTCAATTGGATGAACCTAATCTAGATGACAATATTTCAGATGTAACGCGAATTAAAAAGTTCGTTGCAAAAGAATTAAACAATGATCATGTCCAAATAGGTGTTTTTTTGCTTAAAAAAATTCCACATGTCTTAAGAGAAAGCGCTTTTAATGTCTCAATTATTTATACAGAAGAAAAAGGCATCATACGAATAATAGATATTAGACCACAAGGCGATACTCAAATTTACGGTGTTGCAGTTGATATTGGAACTACTTCTGTTTCTGCTTGTTTGGTTGATTTAAATGATGATACTATTTTAGGAGAAGTATCCTGTGCAAATGCTCAATCTAAGTACGGTGCTGATGTAATTAATCGTATTGTATATTCTACCAAAAAGAATGGATTGAAAAATCTAAAAGAAGCTATAGTAGAAGAAAGCATCAATCCTCTAATAAATGAATTATGTAATAATCATAAAGTAAAAAAAGAGGATATATTGATATTTGCTGCTTCGGCAAATACCACTATGGCGCATTTACTTTTAGGAATACACTCAGATGATCTTAGAAAAGAACCTTATATCCCTGCCTTTACTAGTACAGAAGATGTAGACATTCGTGTAGACGATATAGGATTAAGCTTAAATAAAGATGCTTTAATTCTTATTTCACCCTCTGTAGCTAGCTACGTAGGTGGAGATATTTCTGCTGGCGTTATAGCTGCAGGTATGAGAGAAAGTGATGAGAATTCAATTCTAATTGATTTAGGTACCAATGGAGAAATCGTATTTGGTAATAGAGATTTTCTAATGACCTGCGCTTGTTCAGCTGGACCAGCATTTGAAGGTGGGGAAATTTCTTGTGGTATGAGAGCTGCAAATGGTGCAATTGAAGCCGTTCATATTGATCCGAATACTTTTGTAGCTGAGTTAGATATTATTGGCTCATGCGCTCCTTATGGATTATGTGGTTCTGGTATTATTGATTTAATCTCAGAATTAAAGAGGGTAGAACTTATTGATCCTAGAGGACGTTTTATAAAAGATAAAAATACGGACAGAATTCATTTTGATGAATACGGTATAGGCAGATATATAGTTGCTCGTAAAAAAGATTACGATTTATCAGGAGATATTTACATTACAGAAGTAGATATTGATAATTTTATTCGTGCAAAAGCAGCAGTGTATTCTGCGACTTATGTCTTGTTGTCAAGTTTAGGACTAGACTTTGATATGGTAAGTGAAATTAAAGTAGCTGGTGGAATTGGAAGTCATATTAATATTGATAGCGCCATTAATATTGGTTTATTCCCTGATATTGATAAAGATAAATATGCTTTTATTGGAAACAGTTCATTAACTGGCAGCTATATGAGCTTAATCAATAAGAAAGCAAAAGAGTATATTGACGATACAGCAAACAATATGACTTATATTGAATTAAGCGTGTATCCAGGTTATATGGACGAGTTTATTTCTGCATCTTTTATACCACATACGGATTTAGTGCGATTCCCGACACATAATAAATAA
- the acsE gene encoding carbon monoxide dehydrogenase/acetyl-CoA synthase methytransferase subunit — MAKFMVIGERIHCISPVIRKAIEERDPAPILKRGKEQLDCGATYLDANIGPAEKNGEEIMQWMVQILQNEFDNVPLALDTANTKAIEAGIKVYNRSKGKPIVNSADAGERIDNINLAAANDAMVIALCSAEGVPRDNDERMAYCQQMLERGMEAGMDPEDMLFDPLFLVIKGMQEKQVEMFEAIRMLTEMGLKTTGGLSNVSNGAPKELRPIMDAYMVAMAMQAGLTSAIVNPCDKKLMEAIKTADIILGNTLYADSYLDL; from the coding sequence ATGGCAAAATTTATGGTTATTGGGGAACGTATTCACTGTATCTCACCAGTTATTAGAAAAGCAATTGAAGAAAGAGATCCAGCACCAATCTTAAAAAGAGGTAAAGAACAACTTGATTGTGGAGCAACTTACTTAGATGCTAATATCGGTCCAGCAGAAAAGAATGGCGAAGAAATTATGCAATGGATGGTTCAAATTCTTCAAAATGAATTTGATAATGTGCCACTTGCATTAGATACAGCTAATACTAAAGCTATTGAAGCAGGTATTAAAGTTTATAATCGTTCTAAAGGAAAACCTATCGTTAACTCAGCTGATGCAGGCGAAAGAATAGACAATATTAACCTTGCTGCTGCAAATGATGCTATGGTTATCGCACTTTGTAGTGCAGAAGGTGTTCCAAGAGACAACGATGAAAGAATGGCATATTGCCAACAAATGCTTGAAAGAGGAATGGAAGCTGGCATGGATCCTGAGGACATGTTATTTGATCCATTATTCTTAGTAATCAAAGGAATGCAAGAAAAACAAGTTGAAATGTTTGAAGCTATTAGAATGCTTACTGAAATGGGCTTAAAAACTACTGGTGGCTTAAGTAATGTTTCTAATGGTGCACCAAAAGAATTAAGACCTATCATGGACGCTTATATGGTCGCAATGGCTATGCAAGCTGGATTGACTTCAGCTATTGTAAATCCATGTGATAAAAAATTAATGGAAGCTATCAAAACTGCTGACATCATTTTAGGCAATACTTTATATGCTGATTCTTACTTAGATCTGTAA
- the acsC gene encoding acetyl-CoA decarbonylase/synthase complex subunit gamma, with the protein MALSGIEIFKLTPRTNCKECGFPTCMAFSMKVASGAVEIGKCPHISDEAKEKLSEATAPPMKTITVGTGDAERKLGGETVLFRHEKTLVSRPLVAVQFADSMSDDIIDAKIANVQKVDYERIGEQMNAESVSVKFDGDKDKYIKLVEKVAALNKVVVLVCDDVAVATEALALVKGAKPVLVGANKDNINEMVALAKDNGAVLGLCADTVEEMYSLVETAQAADYKELILNPGTASMAKTLENTIEIRRTAITGGDRVLGYPSIVFVNDLAGGDPYLETALAATYVLKYGSIIVLSDITYAQALPFFGLRQNIFTDPQKPMRVEPKVYEFANPKEDSPVLLTVDFALTYFVVSGEIERAKAPAYLLIPDAGGYSVLTSWAAGKFGASVIANMVKESGIEQKLTVKKLVLPGKVAVLKGDLQEELPGWEIIVGPEEAMQIPKFLNEFK; encoded by the coding sequence ATGGCTTTAAGCGGAATTGAGATATTTAAACTAACACCAAGAACCAACTGTAAGGAATGTGGTTTCCCTACTTGTATGGCATTCTCTATGAAAGTAGCATCTGGCGCAGTAGAAATTGGAAAGTGTCCACACATTTCTGATGAAGCAAAAGAAAAACTTTCTGAGGCTACAGCTCCACCAATGAAAACAATCACTGTAGGAACTGGTGACGCTGAAAGAAAATTAGGCGGAGAAACAGTATTATTTAGACACGAAAAAACATTAGTAAGCAGACCATTAGTTGCCGTACAATTTGCTGACTCTATGAGTGATGATATAATTGATGCAAAAATTGCAAATGTTCAAAAAGTTGACTATGAACGAATCGGCGAACAAATGAATGCTGAATCAGTTAGTGTTAAGTTCGACGGCGATAAAGATAAATACATAAAGCTTGTTGAAAAAGTAGCTGCATTAAACAAAGTAGTTGTACTTGTTTGTGATGATGTTGCTGTTGCTACAGAAGCTCTTGCCCTTGTAAAAGGAGCAAAACCAGTTTTAGTTGGTGCAAACAAAGATAATATCAACGAAATGGTTGCATTAGCAAAAGACAATGGTGCAGTATTAGGATTATGTGCTGATACAGTTGAAGAAATGTACAGCCTAGTAGAAACTGCACAAGCTGCAGATTATAAAGAGTTAATCTTGAATCCTGGCACAGCAAGCATGGCTAAAACATTAGAAAACACAATTGAAATTAGAAGAACAGCTATTACAGGTGGAGATAGAGTATTAGGTTACCCATCTATCGTATTTGTAAATGATTTAGCAGGTGGAGATCCATACTTAGAAACTGCTTTAGCTGCTACTTATGTTCTTAAATACGGTTCTATTATCGTATTAAGTGACATAACTTATGCACAAGCATTACCATTCTTTGGATTAAGACAAAATATCTTTACAGATCCTCAAAAACCAATGAGAGTCGAACCAAAAGTTTATGAGTTCGCTAATCCTAAAGAAGATTCTCCAGTACTTTTAACTGTTGACTTTGCACTTACTTACTTCGTTGTATCTGGCGAAATTGAGCGTGCTAAAGCACCAGCTTATTTACTAATTCCTGATGCTGGTGGATACTCAGTATTAACCTCTTGGGCAGCTGGTAAATTTGGTGCAAGCGTTATTGCAAACATGGTTAAAGAAAGCGGTATCGAACAAAAATTAACAGTTAAAAAACTTGTTCTTCCAGGTAAAGTAGCTGTATTAAAGGGTGACTTACAAGAAGAATTACCAGGTTGGGAAATTATTGTAGGACCAGAAGAAGCAATGCAAATTCCAAAATTCCTTAATGAATTTAAATAA
- the acsD gene encoding acetyl-CoA decarbonylase/synthase complex subunit delta yields the protein MAYKKVSKKYNGKISEVVIGTGDKATAIGGRNVLPLHTFDGEAGQAPKLGLEIVDIAPTDWIDAFNGIYGDVCNDAAAWAKLVEEKYAPDFIYLRFEGADPAGQNKSAEECAELAKKVAQNITLPLVVGGCNNAEKDAEVFKAVSEALEGKNILVLSAKEENYKAVGAASGLAYKQKVGAESAVDINLAKQINILLTQLGVNKNDIVMNVGSAAVGYGFEYVTSTMDRIILAALGQNDETLQMPIITPVAQDAWSVKESIASEADAPAWGPTEDRGIHMEISTASACIASGSDAVILRHPKSLETMKTFVQGIIG from the coding sequence TTGGCTTACAAGAAAGTTTCAAAAAAGTATAATGGAAAGATTAGTGAAGTAGTAATTGGTACTGGTGACAAGGCTACAGCTATTGGTGGAAGAAATGTACTACCACTTCATACATTTGATGGAGAAGCAGGCCAAGCACCAAAATTAGGATTAGAAATCGTTGACATTGCACCAACAGATTGGATTGATGCATTTAACGGAATCTATGGAGATGTTTGCAACGACGCTGCTGCATGGGCAAAATTAGTAGAAGAAAAATATGCACCAGATTTTATTTATTTAAGATTTGAAGGTGCTGACCCAGCTGGACAAAATAAAAGTGCAGAAGAATGTGCAGAATTAGCAAAAAAAGTTGCTCAAAACATTACTCTTCCATTAGTAGTTGGTGGATGTAATAACGCTGAAAAAGATGCTGAAGTATTTAAAGCAGTATCTGAAGCTCTTGAAGGAAAGAACATTTTAGTACTTTCTGCAAAAGAAGAAAACTACAAAGCAGTAGGAGCTGCAAGTGGATTAGCTTACAAACAAAAAGTTGGTGCAGAGTCTGCAGTTGATATCAACTTAGCAAAACAAATAAATATCCTATTAACTCAATTAGGCGTAAACAAAAACGACATCGTAATGAATGTTGGTTCTGCAGCAGTAGGTTACGGTTTTGAATATGTAACTTCTACTATGGATAGAATTATTTTAGCTGCATTAGGCCAAAATGATGAAACTTTACAAATGCCAATCATCACTCCTGTAGCTCAAGATGCTTGGTCTGTTAAAGAATCAATTGCATCAGAAGCAGACGCTCCAGCTTGGGGACCAACAGAAGATAGAGGTATCCACATGGAAATTTCTACAGCTTCTGCTTGTATTGCTTCAGGATCAGACGCAGTAATTTTAAGACATCCAAAATCTTTAGAAACTATGAAAACTTTTGTTCAAGGAATAATCGGATAA
- a CDS encoding AAA family ATPase gives MYKRIAVAGKGGTGKTSLTGLIINYLVQSGKGPILAVDADSNSNLNEVLGIDVEQDIGRIREEVNWAERKGTPIPGGMTKNEYLEYQLNSVVSEGNGFDMLVMGRTQGEGCYCFVNGILKRQIEKLSNNYNHTVIDNEAGMEHISRGTVGNMDLLLLVSDYSRRSIQAVGRIQVLAEELKLNIPKVGLIVNKAPNGELTESIMEEIQNQNLNLIGVVPLDPMISEYDAKGIPLVQMPEEATSKQALKDILNKLQLI, from the coding sequence ATGTACAAAAGAATTGCCGTAGCTGGAAAAGGCGGTACTGGTAAAACTAGTTTAACTGGTTTAATTATCAATTATTTAGTTCAATCTGGTAAAGGTCCTATTTTAGCAGTAGATGCTGACTCCAACTCCAATCTTAATGAAGTCCTGGGCATCGATGTAGAACAAGATATTGGTAGAATACGTGAAGAAGTGAACTGGGCAGAAAGAAAAGGAACACCAATTCCTGGAGGAATGACAAAAAACGAATACCTAGAGTATCAGTTAAATTCCGTTGTCAGTGAAGGCAATGGTTTTGATATGTTAGTCATGGGTAGAACTCAAGGAGAAGGGTGTTATTGTTTTGTTAATGGTATTTTAAAGCGCCAAATAGAAAAGTTATCAAACAATTACAACCATACTGTAATCGATAATGAAGCAGGTATGGAGCACATCAGTAGAGGTACTGTTGGCAATATGGATTTATTATTATTAGTAAGCGATTATTCTAGAAGAAGCATACAAGCCGTTGGTAGAATTCAAGTACTTGCAGAAGAATTAAAATTGAATATTCCAAAGGTTGGATTGATTGTTAATAAAGCACCTAATGGTGAATTAACAGAATCCATTATGGAAGAAATTCAAAATCAAAACTTGAATTTAATTGGTGTTGTGCCATTAGATCCAATGATTTCAGAATATGATGCAAAAGGTATTCCGTTAGTACAAATGCCTGAAGAAGCTACATCTAAACAGGCGTTAAAAGATATACTAAATAAACTACAACTCATTTAA
- the acsB gene encoding acetyl-CoA decarbonylase/synthase complex subunit alpha/beta, which produces MNLFKVIYTGANQAVELAGQLVQKAIDEKGKDASVSFPNTAYSLPVIYAATGQKITTLAELEGAVGVAKSLINETTHLQDALTAGLGTAVASEIIEALKYVLDDEPYKAPIQGHLSDAQVRSLGVPLVTGDIPGVPVIIGECKDSATAAKIVREYQEKGLLTFLVGKVIDQCLEEGVKMGFDLRVVPLGYDLTAVIHAVSVAIRASLIFGAVAPGDLQAHKEYTKNRVKAFVNVFGDINEILVSAGAAAIELGFPCVLDVPVPEVPTLLLYQPDHEKTVATSLEAREIKIKVTKIDVPVGVASAFEGERIRKGDMHTEFGGNKTKAWELVQMKELNEVEDHKIEVIGPDIDTADKVPYNMPLAVVVDVAGKAMQSDFEPVLERRLHYFMNYTEGVMHIGQRNIAWIRIGKEAFEKGFRLKHIGEVIYAKMKDEFDTVVDKCQVTIYTDADKVAALEQELALPRYKARDERLASLTDESVDVFYSCSLCQSFAPAHVCIVTPERLGLCGAVSWLDAKATKELDPTGAAQPVLKEGLEDEVKGIWASMNEAVESISQGAVSRVSMYSILEDPMTSCGCFECICGIVPEANGVVIVNREFGDPTPTGMTFGELASMTGGGVQTPGFMGHGRHFIASKKFMSAEGGIARIVWMPKELKDDVAERLNATAKDLYDIDNFSDMICDETIATDSESLLEFLQQKGHPALTLDPLM; this is translated from the coding sequence ATGAATCTGTTTAAGGTTATATACACAGGTGCAAACCAAGCAGTAGAACTAGCAGGTCAATTAGTACAAAAGGCAATCGATGAAAAGGGCAAAGATGCTAGCGTAAGTTTTCCAAATACAGCTTACTCATTGCCAGTAATTTATGCAGCTACAGGTCAAAAGATTACTACACTCGCGGAATTAGAAGGTGCAGTAGGTGTAGCAAAGAGTTTGATCAACGAAACTACTCATTTACAAGATGCTTTAACTGCTGGTCTAGGCACAGCTGTAGCATCAGAAATTATTGAAGCATTAAAATACGTACTAGATGATGAGCCATACAAAGCTCCAATTCAAGGACATTTATCAGATGCTCAAGTAAGATCTCTTGGTGTACCTCTAGTAACAGGTGATATCCCTGGTGTACCAGTTATCATTGGAGAGTGCAAAGACAGCGCTACAGCTGCTAAAATCGTAAGAGAATATCAAGAAAAAGGTCTTCTTACTTTCTTAGTTGGTAAAGTTATCGACCAATGTTTAGAAGAAGGCGTAAAAATGGGCTTCGACTTACGTGTTGTTCCATTAGGATATGATTTAACTGCTGTAATTCACGCTGTATCAGTAGCGATAAGAGCAAGTTTAATCTTCGGTGCAGTTGCTCCTGGAGATTTACAAGCACATAAAGAATACACTAAAAACAGAGTAAAAGCATTTGTAAACGTATTTGGCGATATCAATGAAATTCTCGTTTCTGCAGGTGCTGCGGCTATCGAATTAGGCTTCCCATGTGTTCTTGATGTTCCAGTTCCAGAAGTTCCAACATTACTTTTATACCAACCAGATCACGAAAAAACAGTTGCGACCTCATTAGAAGCAAGAGAAATTAAAATCAAAGTTACAAAAATCGATGTACCAGTTGGCGTAGCTTCAGCTTTTGAAGGTGAAAGAATCCGTAAAGGTGACATGCACACTGAATTTGGTGGAAACAAGACAAAAGCTTGGGAATTAGTTCAAATGAAAGAACTTAATGAAGTAGAAGATCACAAAATTGAAGTAATTGGACCAGATATTGACACTGCAGATAAAGTTCCATACAATATGCCTTTAGCTGTTGTTGTAGATGTAGCTGGTAAAGCAATGCAATCAGACTTTGAACCAGTATTAGAAAGAAGATTGCACTATTTCATGAACTACACAGAAGGCGTAATGCATATAGGACAAAGAAATATCGCTTGGATTCGTATCGGAAAAGAAGCGTTTGAAAAAGGCTTTAGATTAAAACATATTGGTGAAGTTATCTACGCAAAAATGAAAGATGAATTTGATACAGTAGTAGATAAATGCCAAGTTACAATCTACACAGATGCTGATAAAGTAGCTGCTTTAGAACAAGAATTAGCATTACCTAGATACAAAGCTAGAGATGAAAGACTTGCATCTTTAACAGATGAAAGCGTAGATGTATTCTATTCTTGCTCTTTATGTCAATCTTTTGCTCCAGCACATGTTTGTATCGTAACACCTGAAAGACTAGGTCTTTGTGGTGCAGTAAGCTGGTTAGACGCTAAAGCAACAAAAGAATTAGATCCAACTGGAGCTGCTCAACCTGTACTTAAAGAAGGTTTAGAAGACGAAGTAAAAGGTATTTGGGCTTCTATGAATGAAGCGGTAGAATCTATTTCTCAAGGAGCTGTTTCTAGAGTATCCATGTACTCTATCCTTGAAGATCCAATGACTTCATGTGGTTGCTTCGAGTGTATTTGTGGTATCGTACCAGAAGCAAACGGTGTAGTTATTGTAAACCGTGAATTCGGCGATCCAACACCAACAGGTATGACATTTGGTGAATTAGCATCTATGACTGGTGGTGGAGTTCAAACTCCAGGATTCATGGGTCATGGTAGACACTTCATCGCTTCTAAGAAATTCATGAGCGCTGAAGGCGGTATCGCAAGAATCGTTTGGATGCCAAAAGAATTAAAAGACGATGTAGCTGAAAGATTGAATGCAACAGCTAAAGACTTATACGATATAGACAATTTCTCAGATATGATCTGTGATGAAACAATAGCTACAGATTCTGAAAGCTTATTAGAATTCTTACAACAAAAAGGACATCCAGCATTGACTTTAGATCCATTAATGTAA
- a CDS encoding AAA family ATPase, with the protein MKIAITGKGGVGKSTLSAALCRSFAELGYNVLAVDADPDANLALALGMETGKASKIIPISEMKDLVEERTGAPSGTYGSTFKLNPKVDDIPERYATIFDGIKVLVMGSVDAGGTGCVCAEHVLLRNLMTHLILREKDVVIMDMEAGIEHLGRGTASGVDAFITVVEPGERSVQTYDKVTKLAADIGVNKVMVIGNKITEKDDEEFIKGHVGEENALGFIYYDKKISVSDRENTSSYKASESLKTAIQEITQKLLDSVS; encoded by the coding sequence ATGAAAATTGCTATTACAGGTAAAGGCGGAGTCGGCAAATCAACTCTCTCCGCCGCTCTTTGCAGAAGTTTTGCCGAATTAGGATACAATGTTCTTGCTGTAGATGCAGACCCAGATGCCAATCTTGCATTGGCACTAGGAATGGAAACAGGGAAAGCATCTAAAATTATACCAATTTCTGAGATGAAAGATCTCGTAGAAGAGCGTACTGGAGCGCCAAGTGGGACTTATGGTAGTACCTTTAAGCTAAATCCCAAAGTAGACGATATACCTGAAAGGTATGCGACGATATTTGATGGAATAAAAGTCTTGGTAATGGGTAGTGTAGATGCAGGTGGTACTGGTTGCGTTTGCGCTGAACACGTTCTTTTGAGAAATCTTATGACCCATCTAATTCTTAGAGAAAAAGACGTCGTCATTATGGATATGGAAGCTGGCATAGAACACCTAGGTCGAGGAACTGCCAGTGGCGTCGATGCGTTTATTACAGTTGTTGAACCTGGTGAAAGAAGTGTCCAAACTTACGACAAAGTAACGAAACTCGCTGCAGACATCGGAGTAAACAAGGTGATGGTAATTGGAAATAAGATAACCGAAAAGGACGATGAGGAATTCATTAAGGGCCATGTAGGAGAAGAGAACGCTCTAGGTTTTATCTATTACGATAAGAAAATTAGCGTATCGGACCGTGAAAATACATCCTCCTACAAGGCTAGTGAATCCCTTAAAACAGCAATCCAAGAGATTACTCAAAAACTGTTAGATAGTGTTAGTTAA
- the cooS gene encoding anaerobic carbon-monoxide dehydrogenase catalytic subunit, producing MSHEALKFDKIAGPLIEKAKQDGAETMWDRDVAMKSRCGFGDKGICCKICNMGPCRLSPVEGKGAQRGICGATADTIVARNFARMVAAGSSAHSDHARSLLHTLHMTSPDGDYQIKDEAKLLSLAKEYEVETEGRDIYDIAHEVAEIGLMEFGKPFGTQRFIKRATEGRQKLWKELGVEPRAIDREVVSIMHSTHIGCASDMESIYALTVKSALSNGWGGSMIGTDVSDIIFGTPTARQSEANLGCLEENMVNILVHGHEPGLSEMIVFASQDPEIVQLAKDNGAEGINLVGMCCTGNEVLMKHGVRLAGTFYQQELAVITGALEAVVVDVQCIFPALATLSECYHTKFIATSPKAKMEGARYIEFDEERALEIAKEIVTEAILNYKNRDRNKVLIPQEKNKSTVGFSINTIVGGLDKVVNSNVDQLGTVKPLADCIMAGVLRGAAGVVGCNNPKVAHDNSHLTIIKEMIKNDVIVVVTGCAAQAAAKAGLLQYEAKELAGRGLKEVCERVGIPPVLHMGSCVDNTRILRLVTEVAKYLGVDTPVLPVVGAAPEWMSEKAVSIGTYFVSSGVDVFLGTVPPVTGSARFTDYLTNGLEDVYGAKFTVNEDPVQLAQAMLDRIEEKRTRLGI from the coding sequence ATGAGTCATGAAGCTCTAAAATTTGACAAAATCGCTGGTCCATTAATCGAAAAAGCAAAACAAGATGGCGCTGAAACAATGTGGGACAGAGATGTTGCAATGAAATCACGTTGTGGTTTCGGTGACAAAGGTATCTGTTGTAAAATCTGTAATATGGGTCCATGTAGACTAAGCCCAGTTGAAGGCAAAGGTGCACAAAGAGGTATTTGTGGTGCTACAGCAGACACAATCGTAGCAAGAAACTTTGCAAGAATGGTTGCAGCTGGTTCATCTGCTCACTCAGATCATGCAAGAAGTCTTCTACACACACTACATATGACTTCTCCAGATGGTGACTATCAAATAAAAGATGAAGCAAAATTATTAAGTCTTGCAAAAGAATACGAAGTTGAAACAGAAGGCAGAGATATTTATGACATCGCTCACGAAGTTGCTGAAATCGGTCTTATGGAATTCGGAAAACCTTTTGGTACACAAAGATTTATCAAACGTGCGACAGAGGGAAGACAAAAACTGTGGAAAGAACTAGGTGTTGAGCCAAGAGCAATCGATAGAGAAGTTGTTTCTATCATGCACTCTACTCACATAGGTTGTGCGAGTGATATGGAAAGCATATACGCATTAACAGTAAAATCAGCATTATCTAATGGATGGGGCGGATCAATGATTGGAACTGACGTAAGCGATATCATATTTGGTACGCCAACAGCTAGACAATCAGAAGCAAACTTAGGATGCTTAGAAGAAAACATGGTAAACATTCTTGTTCATGGACATGAGCCAGGATTATCTGAGATGATCGTATTTGCATCTCAAGATCCAGAAATAGTTCAATTAGCAAAAGACAATGGCGCAGAAGGTATCAACTTAGTTGGTATGTGCTGTACTGGTAATGAAGTATTAATGAAACATGGTGTTCGACTTGCTGGTACTTTCTACCAACAAGAATTAGCTGTTATTACAGGTGCGTTAGAAGCTGTAGTTGTTGACGTACAATGTATCTTCCCGGCACTTGCAACATTATCTGAATGCTATCACACTAAATTTATTGCGACTTCTCCAAAAGCAAAAATGGAAGGCGCTAGATACATCGAATTTGATGAAGAACGCGCATTAGAAATTGCAAAAGAAATCGTTACAGAAGCGATCTTAAACTACAAAAACAGAGATCGAAATAAAGTATTAATTCCACAAGAAAAAAATAAATCAACAGTAGGTTTCAGCATCAATACAATTGTTGGTGGATTAGATAAAGTAGTAAATAGTAATGTTGATCAACTTGGTACAGTAAAACCACTTGCTGACTGTATTATGGCTGGTGTACTAAGAGGAGCAGCTGGCGTTGTAGGATGTAATAATCCAAAAGTTGCTCACGACAATAGCCACCTTACAATCATAAAAGAAATGATTAAAAACGACGTTATCGTTGTAGTTACTGGTTGTGCAGCTCAAGCAGCAGCAAAAGCAGGTTTATTACAATATGAAGCAAAAGAATTAGCAGGTAGAGGACTTAAAGAAGTATGTGAAAGAGTTGGTATTCCACCAGTTTTACATATGGGCTCATGTGTAGATAACACTCGAATTCTTCGACTTGTAACAGAAGTTGCTAAATACTTAGGCGTAGACACTCCAGTTCTTCCAGTAGTCGGTGCAGCTCCAGAGTGGATGAGTGAAAAAGCAGTAAGTATTGGTACTTATTTCGTATCTTCTGGTGTTGATGTATTCTTAGGAACAGTACCTCCAGTAACAGGTTCCGCTAGATTTACAGATTACTTAACAAATGGATTAGAAGATGTATACGGTGCGAAATTCACTGTAAATGAAGATCCAGTTCAACTTGCACAAGCTATGTTAGACCGAATAGAAGAAAAAAGAACTCGCTTAGGAATATAG